A window of the Nitrososphaerota archaeon genome harbors these coding sequences:
- a CDS encoding uroporphyrinogen decarboxylase family protein, with protein MDSKLLKEKYGKNVCFHGGIDIQYTLPRGSQKDVENEMKNRIKALAPVGGYILAAAHNIQPDIPPENIVTMHKSALRYGKYPLTI; from the coding sequence ATGGATTCAAAATTATTAAAAGAGAAATATGGGAAAAATGTATGTTTTCATGGAGGAATAGATATTCAATATACTCTTCCAAGAGGTTCTCAAAAAGATGTAGAAAATGAAATGAAGAATAGAATTAAAGCACTTGCTCCTGTAGGAGGTTATATTTTAGCTGCAGCTCATAATATTCAACCAGATATTCCTCCAGAAAACATAGTTACAATGCACAAGTCTGCTTTGCGATATGGAAAATATCCTTTAACAATTTAA
- a CDS encoding MoaD/ThiS family protein yields the protein MKVTIEYYGLFRDYSKKKNEEIEIASSIKIKELFKILAEKYGKIFEDIMENKNDAIILLNGKSINLLDGLETIINNDSVLTILPVIGGGQY from the coding sequence ATGAAAGTTACTATAGAGTACTATGGTTTATTTAGAGATTATTCAAAAAAGAAAAATGAAGAAATAGAAATAGCTTCATCTATTAAAATTAAAGAATTGTTTAAAATTTTAGCAGAAAAATATGGAAAAATATTTGAAGATATCATGGAAAATAAGAATGATGCAATAATACTCCTTAATGGAAAAAGTATAAATTTACTTGATGGGTTAGAAACTATAATTAATAATGATTCCGTATTAACTATACTTCCAGTAATAGGTGGAGGACAGTATTAA
- the hxlA gene encoding 3-hexulose-6-phosphate synthase, translating into MSKYPILQVALDFKNLKDALKIANECYKAGIEWIEAGTPLIKSVGIKAVREIKKKFPNACVIADLKTLDAGALEVEIASEAGANIITISGLASFQTIIEALDAAKKYNSKIMIDLMYVKNILKKSIEYSKIGVDFLCLHTGLDIQRTGASIINKASLLKKIKTSVKIPIAIAGGINLENLNNLLILKPDIIIVGRAITNSNNPYKVALEFIKKIKNL; encoded by the coding sequence ATGAGCAAATATCCTATACTTCAAGTTGCTTTAGATTTTAAAAATCTTAAAGATGCATTAAAAATAGCTAATGAATGTTATAAAGCTGGTATTGAATGGATTGAAGCAGGCACTCCATTAATAAAAAGCGTAGGTATTAAAGCTGTTAGAGAAATTAAGAAAAAATTTCCAAATGCTTGTGTTATAGCTGATTTAAAAACTTTAGATGCGGGTGCTTTAGAAGTAGAAATTGCATCTGAAGCAGGTGCAAATATAATAACAATATCAGGTTTAGCTAGTTTTCAAACAATTATTGAAGCGCTAGATGCTGCTAAAAAATATAATTCAAAAATAATGATTGATTTAATGTATGTAAAAAATATTCTTAAAAAATCAATTGAATATTCAAAAATAGGAGTTGATTTTTTATGTTTACATACTGGTTTAGATATACAAAGAACTGGAGCTTCAATAATTAATAAAGCTTCTTTATTGAAAAAAATTAAAACTTCTGTAAAAATTCCTATAGCTATTGCAGGTGGAATAAATTTAGAAAATTTAAATAATCTTTTAATTCTTAAACCAGATATTATAATAGTTGGTAGAGCTATAACTAATTCTAATAATCCATATAAAGTCGCACTTGAATTTATTAAAAAAATAAAAAACCTTTAA
- the hjc gene encoding Holliday junction resolvase Hjc, which translates to MPRKPKEIGSPKYKARIGYEGEYYLLRKFLNMEKAGFYAIRTPGSGSGKMAKPDLIAVDNGNLLAIEVKSTRKDYIILNKEQIKRIKEFCEKFIVKCPHCGKEFSPKPVLAVRFLNREWKFLEIPMELENSLIIKANKKIKKI; encoded by the coding sequence TTGCCTAGAAAACCTAAAGAAATTGGTTCTCCTAAATATAAAGCACGTATAGGATATGAGGGAGAATATTATTTATTAAGAAAATTTTTGAATATGGAAAAAGCTGGATTTTATGCTATTAGAACTCCTGGAAGCGGATCAGGTAAAATGGCTAAACCAGATTTAATAGCAGTAGATAATGGAAATTTACTTGCTATAGAAGTAAAATCAACTCGTAAAGATTATATTATACTAAATAAAGAACAAATTAAGCGTATAAAAGAATTTTGTGAAAAATTTATTGTAAAATGTCCTCATTGTGGAAAAGAATTTTCTCCAAAGCCTGTTTTAGCTGTAAGATTTCTTAATCGAGAATGGAAATTTTTAGAAATTCCAATGGAATTAGAAAATTCATTAATAATTAAAGCTAATAAAAAAATTAAGAAAATTTAA
- the albA gene encoding DNA-binding protein Alba encodes MAEEAVILVGKKPLMNYVLAATMPLADGKKVVLKARGRAISRAVDIAEIIRRRFVQDAVYEKINIGTEEGRIGTDNRPRNVSTIEIVVSAPSGKSKKSK; translated from the coding sequence ATGGCAGAAGAAGCAGTAATACTTGTAGGTAAAAAACCTTTAATGAACTATGTTCTTGCAGCAACAATGCCTCTTGCAGATGGAAAAAAAGTAGTTTTAAAAGCACGTGGAAGAGCTATTAGTAGAGCTGTTGATATTGCTGAAATAATTAGAAGAAGATTTGTACAAGATGCTGTATATGAAAAAATCAATATAGGTACTGAAGAAGGAAGAATCGGAACAGATAATCGTCCAAGAAACGTTAGTACTATAGAAATTGTTGTTTCAGCACCATCTGGAAAATCTAAGAAATCTAAATAG
- a CDS encoding NAD(P)/FAD-dependent oxidoreductase — MFKIDKEYDIVIIGAGPAGLTAARKASEGGAKTLIVEKEKRLGEKPCAEAVSFSTFETAEIKPSSNFIKQKINGAYIFAPNEDKKVVFSLKDIIGYSKEGGAIIDKPTFLEELASKTVKAGADFAICANAQDIRRNKDKIEILLSILGKKITISTKILIGCDGVNSIVAKKFFKRENYEVITCLQYRITNYENLENDKIYFYFGKEVAPLGYAWIFPKGENIANVGIGVRNANAKDYLDKFIENHKNFFSKSKIIEIGAAPVPISGMIEEIVSDNIMLCGDAAGQVIPVTGGGIHSSIAAGKIAGEIAAMSIEEKNYSKDFLKKYVEKYNIYWGERINKSLKVLRALEKLSDEELNMLADTLDGQDIVDLANGMNTTRVAMKLMKHPLFALKIAKAIL, encoded by the coding sequence ATGTTCAAAATAGATAAAGAATATGATATAGTAATTATTGGAGCTGGACCAGCAGGATTAACGGCTGCTAGAAAAGCTTCTGAAGGAGGAGCTAAAACTCTTATAGTAGAGAAAGAAAAAAGATTAGGAGAAAAACCATGTGCTGAAGCTGTATCATTTTCAACATTTGAGACAGCCGAAATAAAACCTTCCTCAAATTTTATAAAACAAAAAATTAATGGAGCATATATATTTGCACCTAATGAAGATAAAAAAGTTGTTTTTTCTCTTAAAGATATAATTGGCTATTCTAAAGAAGGGGGAGCAATAATAGATAAACCTACTTTTTTAGAAGAATTAGCATCAAAAACTGTTAAAGCAGGAGCAGATTTTGCTATATGTGCCAATGCACAAGATATAAGAAGAAATAAGGACAAAATAGAAATATTATTATCCATTTTAGGAAAGAAAATAACTATTTCAACAAAAATATTAATTGGGTGTGATGGAGTAAATTCGATAGTTGCAAAGAAATTCTTTAAAAGGGAGAACTATGAAGTAATTACTTGTTTACAATATAGAATTACTAATTATGAAAACCTTGAAAATGATAAAATTTATTTTTATTTTGGGAAAGAAGTTGCCCCTCTTGGATATGCATGGATATTTCCAAAAGGTGAAAATATTGCAAATGTTGGAATAGGGGTTAGGAATGCAAATGCAAAAGATTATTTAGATAAGTTTATTGAAAATCATAAAAATTTCTTTTCAAAAAGTAAAATAATAGAGATAGGTGCAGCTCCAGTTCCAATAAGTGGAATGATTGAAGAAATAGTTTCAGATAACATAATGTTATGTGGTGATGCTGCTGGACAAGTTATTCCAGTAACAGGGGGAGGAATACATTCAAGTATCGCAGCTGGAAAAATAGCTGGAGAAATAGCTGCAATGTCTATTGAAGAAAAAAATTATTCAAAGGATTTTCTTAAAAAATATGTTGAAAAATATAATATTTATTGGGGTGAAAGAATTAATAAAAGTTTAAAAGTACTTAGAGCATTGGAAAAATTAAGTGATGAAGAATTAAATATGCTTGCAGATACATTAGATGGACAAGATATAGTGGATTTAGCAAATGGAATGAATACAACTAGAGTAGCTATGAAACTTATGAAGCATCCATTATTTGCTTTAAAAATTGCAAAAGCAATATTATAA
- the twy1 gene encoding 4-demethylwyosine synthase TYW1: protein MFELSEEVKKILYKEGYRIVGKNQHSAVKICHWTKESLRKGRNCFKRWYGVQSHKCLQCTVWLACINRCLYCWRSIRHSGPIPNEKDVDEPLELIEELIKQQRLLLSGFKGNPNVDKSKWEEAQYPNNVALSLIGESILYPKISELLEEFHKRGFTSFLVTKGTLPKQLASLKEEPTNLYISISAPDKETYEIIDKPLTENSWEAQMESLELMKSFNCNKVIRITLVKGLNMKNPEKYAKLIEKADPDFCEVKSYTWVGESRKRLPKTAMCSMEDIEKFSIELSENLGYKIKDKDIPSRVILLSKK, encoded by the coding sequence ATGTTTGAACTTTCAGAAGAAGTTAAAAAAATTCTTTATAAAGAAGGTTATAGAATAGTTGGTAAAAATCAGCATTCTGCTGTTAAAATTTGTCATTGGACAAAAGAAAGCTTAAGAAAAGGAAGAAATTGTTTTAAGCGTTGGTATGGTGTTCAAAGCCATAAATGTTTACAATGTACTGTTTGGTTAGCTTGTATTAATCGCTGTCTTTATTGTTGGAGAAGTATTAGGCATTCTGGGCCTATTCCAAATGAAAAAGATGTTGATGAACCATTAGAATTAATTGAAGAATTAATAAAACAACAAAGGCTTTTATTATCTGGTTTTAAAGGCAATCCAAATGTTGATAAATCAAAATGGGAAGAAGCGCAATATCCAAATAATGTTGCTTTAAGCCTTATTGGAGAAAGTATACTTTATCCAAAAATTTCTGAGCTTTTAGAAGAATTTCATAAAAGAGGTTTTACTTCTTTCTTAGTAACAAAAGGTACTTTACCAAAACAATTAGCATCATTAAAAGAAGAACCTACTAATCTTTATATTTCTATTTCTGCACCAGATAAAGAAACATATGAAATAATAGATAAACCATTAACAGAAAATAGTTGGGAAGCACAAATGGAAAGTTTAGAATTAATGAAAAGCTTCAATTGTAATAAAGTTATAAGAATAACTTTAGTAAAAGGATTAAATATGAAAAATCCAGAAAAATATGCTAAATTAATAGAAAAAGCAGACCCTGATTTTTGCGAAGTTAAAAGTTATACATGGGTTGGTGAAAGTAGAAAAAGATTACCTAAAACAGCAATGTGTTCTATGGAAGATATTGAAAAATTCTCAATAGAATTATCAGAAAATTTAGGATATAAGATTAAAGATAAAGATATACCTAGTCGAGTTATTTTGCTTTCTAAAAAATAA
- the psmB gene encoding archaeal proteasome endopeptidase complex subunit beta: MTTQYPYPGATTVGLKGDNCVVLASEKRVSYGYFVISKEAKKVFQITDKIGAACAGMIGDMQILIRDAIAIINLYRLEIGREPSVQTVSKVLSNHLFNSRFFPYLTETIIGGIDDEGAHIFVLDPLGSIIEDDYASVGSGAAIAIGIIEAEYRKDMKPKELYDLAIKAIKASISRDAASGNGIDILVFTSKGLEINETIRL; encoded by the coding sequence TTGACAACTCAATATCCTTATCCAGGAGCAACTACAGTCGGGCTTAAAGGAGATAATTGCGTTGTATTAGCATCAGAAAAAAGAGTATCTTATGGATATTTTGTTATAAGCAAAGAAGCAAAAAAAGTTTTTCAAATAACTGATAAAATTGGAGCAGCATGTGCAGGAATGATTGGGGATATGCAAATATTAATTAGAGATGCTATAGCTATAATAAATTTATATAGACTTGAAATAGGTAGAGAGCCTAGTGTTCAAACTGTAAGCAAAGTTTTATCTAATCATTTATTTAATAGTAGATTTTTCCCTTATTTAACTGAAACAATAATAGGAGGGATAGATGATGAGGGGGCGCATATATTTGTTCTAGATCCTTTAGGATCAATAATAGAAGATGATTATGCAAGTGTAGGTTCAGGAGCAGCAATAGCAATAGGAATAATAGAAGCAGAATATAGAAAGGATATGAAGCCAAAAGAATTATATGATTTAGCAATTAAAGCAATAAAAGCTTCAATTTCAAGAGATGCTGCAAGTGGTAATGGTATAGATATATTAGTTTTCACTTCAAAAGGATTAGAAATAAATGAAACAATCAGATTATAA
- a CDS encoding electron transfer flavoprotein subunit beta/FixA family protein encodes MNNGLNLIVLIKQVPEIDKVKFDIEKGRIDRSSAKGIINPFDLNAIEAAVQIKEKIGGSITAISMGPPQAISSLKEAIARGVDKAILLSDNKFAGADTLATSYTLACAIKKIGNFDIIFCGEKTIDGDTGQVGAEVAEHLNIPHASYVSKIIEYSKKDIIVLSEMGSYNYIIKLKFPCLISVTKDINTPRLPTFKDLMKARKAEVEIWNSNFLSDIADINKFGIEGSPTRVIKIAIPKEEIGKCKIFKGEINEIVSLLTEELGVILKLW; translated from the coding sequence TTGAATAATGGACTTAACTTAATCGTTCTTATAAAACAAGTTCCTGAAATAGATAAGGTAAAATTCGATATTGAAAAAGGGAGGATAGATAGAAGTTCTGCTAAAGGTATAATAAACCCATTCGATTTAAATGCTATTGAAGCTGCAGTACAAATTAAAGAAAAAATTGGAGGTAGTATAACAGCTATTAGTATGGGCCCTCCACAAGCAATATCTTCTTTGAAAGAAGCTATCGCAAGAGGTGTCGATAAAGCTATTCTTCTTTCAGATAATAAATTTGCAGGTGCTGATACATTAGCTACATCTTATACATTAGCATGTGCAATAAAGAAAATAGGTAATTTTGATATAATTTTTTGTGGAGAGAAAACTATAGATGGAGATACTGGCCAAGTTGGAGCTGAAGTTGCTGAGCATCTTAATATTCCTCATGCTTCATATGTTTCTAAAATAATTGAATATAGTAAAAAAGATATTATTGTTTTATCTGAAATGGGCTCGTATAATTATATTATAAAACTTAAATTTCCATGTTTAATTTCTGTTACTAAGGATATCAATACACCAAGACTTCCAACTTTCAAAGATTTAATGAAAGCAAGAAAAGCTGAAGTAGAAATATGGAATTCTAATTTTCTTTCAGATATTGCTGATATTAATAAATTTGGTATAGAAGGATCGCCTACGCGTGTTATTAAAATTGCTATACCAAAAGAAGAAATTGGAAAATGCAAAATATTTAAAGGGGAAATAAATGAAATTGTTTCACTCTTAACTGAAGAATTGGGGGTTATACTTAAATTATGGTAA
- a CDS encoding electron transfer flavoprotein subunit alpha/FixB family protein: MVKNNGIFILSEVVDEKIHPITYELLGKGREIANKLNTYLSSIILGYNIKELAKELIYYGSDKVYVYDHPLLRNFDVLLYKHNIVKLLLEEKPSIFLIGATPFGRSLGPRIAAALNTGLTADCIDLDIDEEGNLIQIRPAFSGNIIAYIKTSTKPQMCTIRYKTMKPAIKNEKRIGEIINKNVEILNDNRIEILDIKKAREINISDAEVIVSAGRGLKKPEDFSMIKELADLLGGVVGSSRPLVDEGWISKEHQVGFSGNTVKPKVYIACGISGSPQHLFGMRDSEIIIAINIDPSAPIFRVAHYGIIGDMYKIIPKLIEEIKRRLKLKNEKYN; the protein is encoded by the coding sequence ATGGTAAAAAATAATGGTATTTTTATTCTATCAGAAGTAGTCGATGAAAAAATTCATCCAATTACTTATGAACTTTTAGGAAAAGGAAGAGAAATTGCTAATAAACTTAATACATATCTTTCTTCAATTATTTTAGGTTATAATATTAAAGAATTAGCTAAAGAACTCATATATTATGGTTCTGATAAGGTATATGTATACGATCATCCTTTATTAAGAAATTTTGATGTCTTACTATATAAACACAATATAGTTAAGCTTCTTTTAGAAGAAAAACCAAGTATTTTTTTAATTGGTGCAACACCTTTTGGCAGATCTCTTGGTCCAAGAATTGCAGCAGCTCTTAATACTGGATTAACTGCTGATTGTATTGATCTTGATATAGATGAAGAGGGGAATCTTATACAAATTAGACCTGCTTTTAGTGGAAATATTATTGCTTATATAAAAACTAGTACTAAGCCACAAATGTGTACTATTAGATATAAAACTATGAAACCTGCAATTAAAAACGAGAAAAGGATTGGAGAAATTATTAATAAGAATGTAGAAATTTTAAATGATAATCGTATAGAAATTTTAGATATTAAAAAAGCTAGAGAAATTAATATATCTGATGCTGAAGTTATTGTTTCTGCTGGTAGAGGATTGAAAAAACCTGAAGATTTTTCAATGATAAAAGAACTTGCTGATTTATTAGGAGGAGTAGTAGGATCAAGCAGGCCTCTTGTTGATGAAGGATGGATATCAAAAGAACATCAAGTAGGCTTTAGTGGAAATACTGTTAAACCAAAAGTTTATATTGCATGTGGAATATCTGGTTCTCCTCAACATCTTTTTGGTATGAGAGATTCTGAAATTATTATAGCTATAAATATAGACCCTTCTGCACCAATATTTAGAGTAGCTCATTATGGAATAATTGGAGATATGTATAAGATTATTCCAAAATTAATTGAAGAAATTAAAAGGAGGTTGAAATTAAAGAATGAAAAATATAATTAA
- a CDS encoding FAD-binding oxidoreductase produces MKNIIKEIEKIVGNEWVIKEKEKMLNYIFDETPLPIRPKPSENIILVKPKNTEEISQILKLANQEKIPVYPRGGGTGLVGGCIPTKDGIILSFERMDNIEIDKDNLMAIAEAGATLGKLLSISESSGLFFPPHPGDEGAQIGGLIACNAAGARTVKYGPIRNFVKGIEVVLPTGEILKIGGKLLKNNFSYDLMDLIIGSEGTLAIITKAIIRLYPPPKAILTLIVPYENRHDAINSVPKILQEGIIPLAIEYVEKDVIEISAKHINKKWPIEEGIAYLIIIVDGISEEEVYGECEKIVEICKSFNSLEPIVATSKEEQKNILDIRSNIYTALKPNTADILDVTVPPASIGKLMDIVDNIAKKFSTYLPTFGHAADGNLHVHIMIDKINEIDSIRNEIYIATLKLGGTITGEHGIGEARIKYIHNFMDKKQYEIMFKIKEIFDPNNILNPGKKLPF; encoded by the coding sequence ATGAAAAATATAATTAAAGAAATTGAAAAAATTGTTGGTAATGAATGGGTTATTAAAGAAAAAGAAAAAATGCTTAATTATATTTTTGATGAAACACCTTTACCAATTAGACCAAAACCATCTGAAAATATAATTCTTGTTAAACCTAAGAATACAGAAGAAATTTCTCAAATTCTTAAATTAGCTAATCAAGAAAAAATCCCAGTTTATCCTAGGGGAGGAGGTACTGGTCTTGTTGGAGGATGCATCCCAACTAAAGATGGAATAATTTTATCTTTTGAAAGAATGGATAATATTGAAATAGATAAAGATAATCTTATGGCAATAGCAGAAGCTGGAGCAACTCTTGGAAAACTTTTATCAATTAGTGAATCCTCTGGATTATTTTTCCCACCTCATCCAGGAGATGAAGGAGCCCAAATAGGTGGATTAATAGCTTGCAATGCAGCAGGTGCAAGAACTGTAAAATATGGTCCAATAAGAAACTTCGTAAAAGGGATAGAAGTTGTATTGCCTACTGGTGAAATATTAAAAATTGGTGGTAAACTTCTTAAAAATAATTTTAGTTATGATTTAATGGATTTAATAATTGGAAGTGAAGGAACATTAGCAATTATTACAAAAGCAATAATAAGACTTTATCCTCCACCAAAAGCTATTTTAACTCTCATTGTTCCATATGAAAATAGGCATGATGCTATAAATTCTGTTCCTAAAATATTACAAGAAGGGATAATTCCTCTTGCTATAGAATATGTTGAAAAAGATGTTATAGAAATTTCTGCTAAGCATATAAATAAAAAATGGCCTATTGAAGAAGGAATAGCTTATTTAATAATAATTGTTGATGGAATAAGCGAAGAAGAAGTTTATGGAGAATGTGAAAAAATAGTTGAAATTTGCAAAAGCTTTAATTCACTTGAACCAATTGTAGCAACATCTAAAGAAGAACAAAAAAATATTCTCGATATAAGGAGCAATATATATACTGCTTTAAAACCAAATACTGCAGATATACTTGATGTTACTGTTCCACCAGCTAGCATAGGTAAATTAATGGATATAGTTGATAATATTGCTAAAAAATTTTCTACATATTTGCCTACTTTTGGGCATGCTGCTGATGGTAATCTTCATGTGCATATTATGATAGATAAAATTAATGAAATAGATAGTATTAGAAATGAAATATATATTGCTACGTTAAAGCTTGGAGGAACAATAACTGGAGAACATGGAATTGGTGAAGCTAGAATAAAGTATATTCATAATTTTATGGATAAAAAACAATATGAAATAATGTTTAAAATAAAGGAAATATTTGATCCAAATAATATTTTAAATCCGGGAAAGAAACTTCCTTTTTAA
- a CDS encoding 5-formyltetrahydrofolate cyclo-ligase, translated as MNDFEIKKIKQKLREEIWKKMEKDGIAIFPGAYGRIPNFIGSDKAAEKVRELEEWKKAKIVFSNPDSAQKKIREFALKDGKLLIMASPRLKHGYIKIDPNKVKGKESFASTIKGAFKYGEILKELQKPDIIITGCVAVDPLTGYRLGKGHAYGDQEIRMIKDNFGELPVITTVHDIQIVNSIPYEKHDEKVSIIVTPTKIIRIR; from the coding sequence ATGAACGATTTTGAAATAAAGAAAATTAAACAAAAATTAAGAGAAGAAATATGGAAAAAAATGGAAAAAGATGGTATAGCAATATTCCCAGGTGCTTATGGCAGAATTCCTAATTTTATTGGAAGTGATAAAGCTGCTGAAAAAGTTCGTGAATTGGAAGAATGGAAAAAAGCAAAAATTGTATTTTCAAATCCAGATTCAGCTCAAAAAAAGATTAGAGAATTTGCATTAAAAGATGGAAAATTGTTAATAATGGCTTCGCCTAGATTAAAACATGGTTATATAAAAATTGATCCTAATAAAGTAAAAGGGAAAGAAAGTTTTGCTTCTACAATAAAAGGGGCTTTTAAATATGGTGAAATATTAAAAGAATTACAAAAACCTGATATAATTATTACTGGTTGTGTAGCTGTTGATCCATTAACTGGTTATAGATTAGGAAAAGGACATGCTTATGGAGATCAAGAAATAAGAATGATAAAAGATAATTTTGGAGAATTGCCAGTAATTACAACTGTGCATGATATACAAATTGTTAATTCAATTCCTTATGAAAAGCATGATGAAAAAGTTAGTATAATAGTCACACCAACAAAAATAATTAGAATCAGATAG
- a CDS encoding phosphoribosyltransferase family protein, whose product MFEKGDIEDAFIKILMKLNALKIGTFKLSSGILSSYYIDINLVLSDPSSFSKIIEIFIELIKRNKKLLEQKYLCGIPLAGLTFASVCAYKLNKPLIYIKKKERHDRERIIEGILKAGSNVLLIDDFSSTGNTLISTTEVIRSEGGIVTDALVLIDREEGAKKNLEKINVNLHSLTTSKKVIKEFYKSGLITIDEYKEISYE is encoded by the coding sequence ATGTTTGAAAAGGGAGATATAGAAGATGCTTTCATTAAAATATTAATGAAGCTAAATGCTTTAAAAATTGGCACATTTAAACTTTCATCTGGAATACTTTCTTCATATTATATAGATATAAACTTAGTTTTAAGTGATCCATCTTCTTTTTCAAAAATTATAGAAATATTCATTGAATTAATAAAAAGAAATAAAAAATTATTAGAACAAAAATATTTATGCGGAATACCTTTAGCTGGTTTAACATTTGCATCAGTATGTGCATATAAATTAAATAAACCACTCATATATATTAAAAAGAAAGAAAGACATGATAGAGAAAGAATTATAGAAGGAATATTAAAAGCAGGCTCAAATGTATTATTAATAGATGATTTTTCATCAACTGGAAATACATTAATTTCAACAACAGAAGTTATAAGGTCTGAAGGCGGAATAGTTACTGATGCTCTAGTTTTGATAGATAGAGAAGAAGGAGCAAAAAAGAATTTAGAAAAAATAAATGTGAATTTACATAGTTTAACTACAAGTAAGAAAGTTATTAAGGAATTTTATAAAAGTGGATTAATAACAATTGATGAATATAAAGAAATATCTTATGAATAA
- a CDS encoding lactate racemase domain-containing protein, with protein sequence MVEIWLKYGNTEIFFESENFQVFQPKNYPSLLNMNEAFQEIIKKLIDDYFLKKDEKIVFVIDDKGFPESIKLFINRLIEELRSLKLNDKNIIFLIASKNGKELKSKDLYNLFNKEAINNYKIICHNPLKNEFEFIGKTSFGTNVYLNKIFTEADKKILLGNILINPLIGYSSIGETIIPGIAKEETIKQNFSLILENKELKKFSEYSIHKDSLEAAKISGIDFSIYFLLNSNNEISAIFSGSIDEINEKSINLLNEIYNLKIDEKADIVVASLGGLPYDRTLENACDCLINLLNILSEKGVLIIVSECRKGLGSMIFSSFLEKDSKEIYEKLKKEPRIEIYRAYILKKFLEDFKMAIVSIIPKSIISELLKIKSYDNVSEALTYAFRIVGKNSKLFVIPECYKTIFKEV encoded by the coding sequence ATGGTTGAAATCTGGTTAAAATATGGAAATACAGAAATATTTTTTGAATCAGAAAATTTCCAAGTTTTTCAACCTAAAAACTACCCATCTTTACTGAATATGAATGAAGCTTTTCAAGAAATTATTAAAAAATTGATAGATGATTACTTTTTAAAAAAAGATGAAAAAATCGTATTTGTTATTGATGATAAAGGTTTCCCTGAATCAATAAAACTTTTTATAAATCGTTTAATTGAAGAATTGCGTTCATTAAAATTAAATGATAAAAATATAATTTTTTTAATTGCTTCTAAAAATGGAAAAGAATTAAAAAGTAAAGATTTATACAATCTATTCAATAAAGAAGCAATTAATAATTATAAAATTATATGTCATAATCCTTTAAAGAATGAATTTGAATTTATTGGAAAAACAAGTTTTGGAACAAATGTTTATTTAAATAAAATATTTACTGAAGCAGATAAAAAAATCCTTTTAGGAAATATTTTAATTAATCCACTTATTGGATATTCTAGTATTGGAGAAACAATAATTCCTGGAATAGCTAAAGAAGAAACTATAAAACAAAATTTTTCATTAATATTAGAAAATAAGGAATTAAAAAAATTTAGCGAATATTCAATACATAAAGATTCTTTAGAAGCTGCAAAAATTTCTGGAATAGATTTTTCAATTTATTTTTTATTAAATTCAAATAATGAAATTTCAGCAATATTTTCAGGAAGTATAGACGAAATTAATGAAAAATCAATAAATCTATTAAATGAAATTTATAATTTAAAAATTGATGAAAAAGCAGATATAGTCGTAGCTTCTTTAGGAGGCCTTCCATATGATAGAACTTTAGAAAATGCATGCGATTGCTTAATTAATTTATTAAATATTCTCTCTGAAAAAGGTGTTTTAATAATTGTTTCAGAATGTAGAAAAGGTTTAGGAAGTATGATTTTTTCTTCTTTCTTAGAAAAAGATTCTAAAGAAATTTATGAAAAATTAAAAAAAGAACCTAGGATTGAAATATATAGAGCATACATATTAAAGAAATTTTTAGAGGATTTTAAAATGGCAATTGTTTCCATTATACCAAAATCTATTATTTCTGAATTATTAAAAATAAAATCTTATGATAATGTTTCAGAAGCATTAACTTATGCTTTTAGAATTGTTGGTAAAAACTCTAAATTATTTGTAATCCCTGAATGTTATAAAACAATTTTTAAAGAAGTATAG